Proteins encoded by one window of Porphyromonas vaginalis:
- a CDS encoding zinc ribbon domain-containing protein, which produces MSINTTTHEVAERSIREKLIALKRLQETLTSIDKIKLLRGELPQAIEDLADEIEGLKTRLEKYNAAAKKLSQSVSGENQKIATATDKLEALKEQLNAVSNNREYEHLSREIEFQDLEIQLAQKHIREFNAELQGRKDDIAKLQERIKEREEDHQAKSEELEQIIAETRIEEEQLRDRANELEAQIDERILKAFQRLRKGASNGLAVVPVEREACGGCFNHIPPQRQLEVKLHNKVIVCEYCGRVLIDPDIEEEPVEETTEAKADTKKKETKKTTATKKTASKSTKKADASKDSEDK; this is translated from the coding sequence ATGAGCATTAATACAACGACCCACGAAGTAGCCGAGCGTAGTATCCGGGAGAAGCTCATCGCCCTCAAGCGTCTACAGGAGACGCTCACCAGTATTGACAAGATCAAACTACTACGAGGCGAGCTACCCCAAGCTATCGAAGATCTAGCGGACGAAATCGAGGGACTGAAGACACGCTTAGAGAAGTACAACGCTGCTGCCAAAAAGCTCTCACAGTCGGTCAGTGGTGAGAATCAAAAGATCGCTACGGCAACCGATAAGCTCGAGGCACTCAAGGAGCAGCTTAATGCGGTGAGTAACAACCGCGAGTATGAGCACTTGTCGCGCGAGATCGAGTTTCAGGATCTTGAGATACAGCTCGCTCAGAAGCATATCCGTGAGTTCAACGCAGAGCTACAAGGCCGCAAGGATGACATCGCCAAGCTCCAAGAGCGTATCAAGGAGCGTGAGGAGGATCATCAGGCTAAGAGTGAGGAGCTGGAGCAGATCATTGCCGAGACGCGCATCGAGGAGGAGCAGCTCCGTGATCGTGCTAACGAGCTGGAAGCGCAGATCGATGAGCGCATCCTCAAGGCATTCCAACGTCTACGCAAGGGCGCTTCCAATGGACTGGCAGTCGTGCCTGTAGAGCGTGAGGCGTGCGGTGGTTGCTTTAACCACATTCCGCCACAGCGTCAGCTAGAGGTCAAGCTACACAACAAGGTCATCGTCTGCGAGTACTGCGGACGTGTACTCATCGACCCAGACATTGAGGAGGAGCCAGTAGAGGAGACGACCGAGGCAAAGGCCGACACAAAGAAGAAGGAGACCAAGAAGACTACGGCTACTAAGAAGACCGCCTCTAAGAGTACCAAGAAGGCTGACGCTAGCAAGGATAGCGAGGACAAGTAA
- the purD gene encoding phosphoribosylamine--glycine ligase translates to MSLIYPNTKQDEKKSTDAEFMKYAKIEMVKAPQTVLLLGSGGRECAMAAAIAESKLLRKLYIAPGNAGTAAYGTNVSDINPVKHETVSEFISTHGVTLLVCGPEAPLVDGLVDYLQEDARHPDLLIVGPDKAGAHLEGSKEYSKEFMRRHSIPTASYETFGPQDIEEAEEFLDQLSAPFVLKADGLAAGKGVLICQDRKEAEEGLGQLFSGMFGSRGQRIVIEEFLEGIECSVFVATDGTDYCVLPVAKDYKRVGDGDTGPNTGGMGAVSPVPFADEAFMQRVEERIIRPTLEGLQEEGIQYVGFLFIGLMNVAGDPYVIEYNCRLGDPETEVVLPRIESDFLELLIAMATGQVAGYDLKISPEVAMTLVLVSKGYPGHYDKGFPIQLPDPAEGIRIYHSGTALDEEGHVVTNGGRVLAITARGTTIQAAQEACYRTATQTLYEGKNYRHDIGNDLL, encoded by the coding sequence ATGAGCCTTATCTATCCCAACACAAAGCAAGACGAGAAGAAGTCTACAGACGCTGAATTTATGAAGTACGCTAAGATCGAAATGGTAAAAGCTCCTCAGACCGTCCTCCTCCTCGGTAGCGGCGGACGCGAGTGCGCTATGGCTGCAGCCATAGCTGAGAGCAAGCTACTCAGGAAGCTCTACATAGCTCCAGGCAATGCGGGTACTGCTGCTTATGGCACCAACGTCTCAGACATCAACCCTGTCAAGCATGAGACGGTGAGCGAGTTCATATCCACCCACGGGGTCACGCTCCTCGTCTGTGGCCCCGAGGCTCCGCTCGTCGATGGACTCGTCGACTATCTGCAGGAGGATGCTCGCCATCCCGACCTCCTCATCGTTGGCCCCGACAAGGCGGGCGCTCATCTCGAGGGTAGCAAGGAGTACAGCAAGGAGTTCATGCGTCGTCACAGCATCCCGACGGCCAGCTACGAGACCTTCGGACCTCAAGATATAGAGGAGGCGGAGGAGTTTCTCGATCAGCTCTCCGCACCCTTTGTCCTCAAGGCTGACGGCCTAGCTGCTGGCAAGGGTGTCCTCATCTGCCAAGATCGTAAAGAAGCTGAGGAGGGGCTAGGCCAACTCTTCAGCGGTATGTTTGGGAGTCGTGGTCAGCGCATCGTCATCGAGGAGTTTCTCGAGGGTATCGAGTGCTCCGTCTTTGTTGCTACCGATGGAACCGACTACTGCGTCCTACCCGTTGCCAAGGACTACAAGCGTGTCGGCGATGGAGACACAGGTCCTAACACGGGCGGTATGGGAGCCGTTAGCCCCGTGCCTTTTGCCGATGAAGCCTTCATGCAGCGTGTTGAGGAGCGCATCATACGTCCCACGCTAGAGGGCTTGCAAGAGGAAGGCATACAGTATGTCGGCTTCCTCTTCATCGGACTGATGAATGTAGCGGGCGATCCCTATGTCATCGAGTACAACTGCCGTCTAGGCGACCCCGAGACCGAGGTGGTACTGCCACGTATCGAGAGTGACTTTCTCGAGCTACTCATCGCTATGGCGACCGGTCAGGTAGCGGGCTACGATCTAAAGATCTCACCCGAGGTAGCTATGACGCTCGTCCTCGTATCCAAGGGGTACCCCGGGCATTACGACAAGGGCTTCCCGATCCAGCTACCCGATCCAGCAGAGGGTATACGTATTTATCACTCAGGCACGGCGCTTGACGAAGAGGGACATGTGGTGACCAATGGGGGACGCGTCCTCGCCATCACGGCACGAGGCACCACCATCCAGGCAGCTCAAGAGGCGTGCTATCGCACCGCCACGCAGACACTCTACGAGGGTAAGAACTACCGCCACGACATAGGCAACGATCTCTTGTAG
- a CDS encoding Nif3-like dinuclear metal center hexameric protein, with the protein MVTIGDVVRTVEACYPLSYQESYDNSGLQVGDVTQPLRGIMLAVETTEAVLEECLQRGCNLLISHHPILFRGLKRITPATYQERCVAFALRNNIAIYACHTSADNEMTQGVNHYLANLIGLKREGRRPMMPQRGRFYKLQTFIPHSHADALRTAYEEAGIGSLGGYTGCSYSCSGVGRFRPGAETHPTIGTHGSMEAVEEEMISVLVPQERLSQALTTLVASHPYEVPAYEVIPIVMDHPTSGLGVIGELPSALTPQELLEHLSTLPAVERIAYSNPPTQPIRRIALCGGSGGGHEFIGEAMRSGAEVYITGEAKYNDYLDVQGRLWLITLGHFESEHCTRTMLYDALSDKYRNFVIHTSDADTNPIHYF; encoded by the coding sequence ATGGTCACGATAGGAGATGTAGTTCGTACGGTAGAGGCGTGCTATCCGCTGAGCTATCAGGAGAGCTACGACAACTCGGGTCTTCAGGTGGGTGATGTGACGCAGCCGCTGCGTGGTATCATGCTGGCTGTGGAGACGACCGAGGCGGTACTCGAGGAGTGCCTGCAGCGTGGGTGCAACCTGCTCATATCGCATCATCCGATCCTCTTTCGAGGGCTTAAGCGGATCACGCCCGCGACTTACCAGGAGCGTTGCGTGGCTTTTGCCTTGAGAAACAATATCGCTATCTACGCCTGTCATACTTCGGCAGACAATGAGATGACGCAAGGCGTGAATCACTATCTGGCCAACCTGATCGGTCTCAAGCGTGAGGGTAGGCGACCGATGATGCCTCAGCGAGGCCGCTTCTACAAGTTGCAGACTTTCATCCCGCACAGTCATGCCGATGCGCTACGCACTGCATACGAGGAGGCGGGCATTGGCTCCCTGGGTGGTTATACCGGCTGTAGTTATAGTTGCTCGGGGGTAGGGCGCTTCCGCCCAGGAGCTGAGACGCATCCGACCATTGGTACACATGGCTCTATGGAGGCGGTCGAGGAGGAGATGATCTCCGTGCTCGTGCCACAGGAGCGACTCTCGCAAGCCCTCACGACACTCGTAGCGTCGCATCCCTATGAAGTGCCAGCCTACGAGGTAATCCCGATCGTGATGGATCACCCGACGAGTGGGTTAGGGGTCATAGGCGAACTGCCTAGTGCGCTGACGCCGCAGGAGCTGCTAGAGCATCTATCTACGCTGCCAGCCGTGGAGCGCATCGCCTACTCAAATCCCCCCACGCAACCGATCCGCCGCATAGCACTCTGTGGAGGCAGTGGCGGTGGTCACGAGTTCATCGGAGAGGCTATGCGCTCAGGCGCAGAGGTCTATATCACAGGTGAGGCCAAGTACAACGATTATCTTGACGTGCAGGGGCGTCTCTGGCTGATCACGCTAGGGCACTTCGAGAGTGAGCACTGCACACGCACCATGCTCTATGATGCATTGTCGGATAAATATCGTAACTTTGTCATCCATACGTCAGATGCTGACACCAATCCTATTCACTATTTCTAA
- a CDS encoding THUMP domain-containing class I SAM-dependent RNA methyltransferase, whose amino-acid sequence MTKTFPMIAKTLPGLEPVLEQELTALGANNIQIGRRMVSYEGDLKMLYKSNLYLRTALKVLRPIYEFDAEDIDILYTTLLNFDWSQWLTADMTFAVDAVVYSSTFKHSRYVVYKTKDAIVDYFREQTGGTKRPSVKLSNPQLIFHLHIAEQHVTLCLDSSGESLHKRGYRMEQDRAPINEVLAAGILLKAGWHGQCDLMDPFCGSGTFLVEAALIATGTPPGIYRESYPFERWPDFDSELCSEVYNDDSTERSFDYHIYGSDLSPQAIAKAKRNVTRSGMSRYIDLSVGDFADQHLPHPEAETDPKCLLVMNPPYGERLSDYDLEQLYSMIGRTLKFQFAGAQAWIIAHQVEHFHAIGLKHDLREELYNGSLPCELRGYTLFEGKHKEYKEQIAQREETPQRRERGEAFHRGKGQDAHRPRAAYDKPAYSKGRGGKPYDKPYDRPAHRGTQRTKGPHPAGSSSSGYKANIQTFGSDETFVHKTEANDNE is encoded by the coding sequence ATGACGAAGACCTTTCCCATGATCGCCAAGACGCTCCCTGGGCTGGAGCCAGTACTGGAACAAGAATTGACAGCCCTCGGTGCGAACAATATACAGATAGGACGTCGCATGGTCTCTTACGAAGGAGATCTCAAGATGCTCTACAAGTCCAATCTGTACCTCCGCACAGCACTTAAGGTGCTGAGACCTATCTATGAGTTTGACGCGGAGGATATCGACATCCTCTACACGACGCTGCTAAACTTCGACTGGAGCCAGTGGCTTACGGCCGATATGACCTTTGCGGTCGATGCGGTGGTCTACTCATCGACCTTCAAGCATAGTCGCTACGTCGTCTATAAGACGAAAGACGCTATCGTCGATTACTTTAGAGAGCAAACGGGAGGCACGAAGCGTCCCTCGGTCAAGCTCTCCAACCCGCAGCTGATCTTCCACCTACATATTGCGGAGCAGCATGTGACGCTCTGTCTAGACTCTTCGGGTGAGAGCCTCCACAAGCGGGGCTATCGTATGGAGCAGGATCGTGCTCCTATCAACGAGGTGCTGGCAGCGGGTATCCTACTCAAGGCGGGCTGGCACGGGCAGTGCGATCTGATGGATCCTTTCTGCGGGTCGGGCACCTTCCTCGTGGAGGCTGCGCTGATCGCTACGGGTACGCCTCCAGGCATCTATCGTGAGAGCTACCCCTTCGAGCGGTGGCCAGACTTCGACAGTGAGCTCTGCAGTGAGGTGTACAATGACGACTCGACGGAGCGCTCCTTTGACTACCACATCTACGGCTCCGACCTCTCGCCTCAAGCCATTGCCAAGGCTAAGCGCAACGTCACTCGATCGGGTATGTCTCGCTACATAGATCTCTCGGTAGGCGACTTTGCTGATCAGCATCTGCCACACCCCGAGGCGGAGACAGATCCTAAGTGTCTGCTTGTGATGAACCCGCCTTACGGGGAGCGTCTCTCAGACTACGACCTCGAGCAGCTCTATAGTATGATCGGTCGTACGCTCAAGTTCCAGTTCGCCGGAGCTCAGGCGTGGATCATCGCTCATCAGGTAGAGCACTTTCACGCGATCGGGCTCAAGCACGATCTGCGCGAGGAGCTGTACAATGGATCGCTGCCTTGCGAGTTGCGTGGCTATACGCTCTTTGAGGGCAAGCACAAGGAGTACAAAGAGCAGATCGCTCAGCGTGAAGAGACTCCCCAGCGGAGAGAGCGTGGCGAAGCGTTTCACCGTGGCAAAGGGCAAGATGCTCACAGACCTCGGGCAGCCTACGACAAGCCGGCCTACAGCAAGGGACGTGGTGGCAAACCTTACGACAAACCTTACGACAGGCCTGCACATCGTGGCACACAGCGCACGAAAGGGCCACACCCTGCTGGCTCCTCTAGCTCTGGCTACAAGGCCAATATCCAAACCTTCGGCAGCGATGAGACATTCGTCCATAAGACTGAAGCAAACGACAACGAATAA
- the tilS gene encoding tRNA lysidine(34) synthetase TilS, with amino-acid sequence MSQRRTLLNHALVHQMRRTIEQYELLDRKSQRVVIIALSGGADSTALLWGLLLLGYRCVAAHCNFHLRGPESDRDEAFVTELCEQLEVPLERASFDTYGYVATHKGVSVEMAARKLRYDFFDELYARYDAQSIALGHHLEDNVEQLLINLSQGAGVRGLRGMLPIREEGKYIRPLIDTPPRLIYDFLRIAEQPFVRDSTNADTTIRRNFVRHTLRPLFDQLNPSFDQAVASTIHILRDLEQLQDYYIRSTLPADSTQPLEIAWLRQQIAPLALLYSYFAAIDCDRLVLQQLLMDCTKSERVDSYARYEGRGGIIERYRGYLIGTTSETLARLEQATNFCLELPAIESWPAGAVLDHPLGSVTIAVHDCSETPPPAIRTLTPYSYLVDYDQLRAATPQLQFRASTDGEQWIAPLGMKGRKPLAKLLRDAKVLPSRRAATMQLIDHHTDATLWLVGVCRSADYQLTPQTRRWAQITFSLTLSDPFDECTKPHTVAR; translated from the coding sequence GTGTCTCAGCGACGTACGCTACTCAATCATGCTTTGGTGCATCAGATGCGTCGCACGATCGAGCAGTATGAGCTGCTAGACCGAAAGAGCCAGCGAGTGGTCATCATAGCCCTCAGCGGAGGTGCCGACTCGACGGCACTTCTGTGGGGGCTTTTGTTATTAGGGTACCGCTGTGTGGCGGCGCATTGCAACTTTCATCTGCGAGGCCCAGAGAGTGATCGTGACGAGGCGTTTGTCACAGAGCTTTGTGAGCAGCTGGAGGTGCCCCTAGAGCGTGCCTCCTTTGACACTTATGGCTATGTGGCTACGCACAAAGGGGTGAGCGTAGAGATGGCGGCGCGGAAGCTGAGGTACGACTTCTTCGATGAGCTATATGCGCGGTATGATGCGCAGAGCATCGCTCTCGGGCATCACCTAGAGGACAATGTGGAGCAGCTCCTGATCAACCTCTCCCAAGGGGCAGGCGTACGAGGACTGCGGGGTATGCTCCCAATTCGTGAGGAGGGGAAGTATATTCGTCCGCTCATAGACACGCCGCCTCGACTTATCTATGACTTCTTGCGCATTGCCGAGCAGCCTTTTGTGAGGGACTCGACGAATGCGGACACAACTATACGGCGCAACTTCGTCCGGCATACGTTGCGTCCGCTCTTTGACCAGCTCAACCCCTCCTTTGACCAGGCGGTCGCCTCGACGATTCACATCTTGCGAGACTTGGAGCAACTGCAAGACTATTATATAAGGAGTACCCTCCCCGCAGACTCCACTCAGCCGCTAGAGATCGCATGGCTCCGTCAGCAGATAGCACCGCTCGCACTCCTCTACAGCTACTTCGCAGCGATCGACTGCGATCGCCTAGTATTACAGCAACTCCTGATGGACTGCACCAAGTCTGAGCGTGTCGACAGCTATGCTCGCTATGAGGGTCGCGGGGGCATCATCGAGCGTTATCGTGGCTATCTGATAGGCACGACCAGTGAGACCCTGGCGCGTCTGGAGCAGGCGACCAACTTTTGCCTAGAGCTGCCGGCTATCGAGAGCTGGCCAGCGGGAGCTGTGCTGGATCACCCGCTAGGATCGGTAACGATAGCGGTACACGACTGCTCGGAGACGCCACCGCCTGCGATTAGGACGCTCACGCCTTACAGCTATTTGGTCGACTACGACCAGCTTCGAGCGGCAACGCCTCAACTACAGTTCAGAGCCTCTACCGATGGCGAGCAATGGATCGCCCCGTTGGGCATGAAAGGGCGCAAGCCTCTAGCGAAGCTCCTACGCGACGCTAAGGTGCTCCCCTCACGTAGAGCGGCCACAATGCAACTCATCGACCACCATACGGATGCCACGCTGTGGCTGGTTGGTGTGTGTCGCAGTGCTGACTACCAGCTCACGCCACAGACTCGTCGCTGGGCGCAGATCACCTTCTCTCTTACATTATCAGATCCCTTTGATGAGTGCACGAAGCCACATACAGTAGCTCGTTAG
- a CDS encoding S9 family peptidase, with amino-acid sequence MNSILRHYALWLFGALTLTLTTALQGQTKQPLDLETVTYGGKTFRSDFYPQPVYGLAWLQSGYTYTVDGGDYRSLRVYTPTRGQEQTVLTQDELVRLLKPYDDTNKLYPLVAYDFTPQCHYLEVELPKGLYLIDVEQKLIVGYFATGDTEKRASLLSPNERNLAVKSEEGTLLIYTLQPAGSKPQAPTLVATDEAEAAVVYGESVHQNEFGIDGGLFWSPDSRQLAFYRMDQSMVAPYPIVDMTPHKAVVQPVRYPMAGTPSHHVTLGVFHLENQQTTYLATGGDPEHYLTNVAWHPNSKKVYIAELNRGQDHLFLNGYDAQTGAHTETLFEETDAHYVEPQHPMMFVPGSRGEQFVWESRREGYRQLYLYSITGKLIRKLTDMEGEVTDIYGFDPKGERIYYQAAYPSPLERHIFASDLKRGRTIQLSKVAGTHEAIFSPDKQYYIDQLQSATIARSVMLHDNNGLQLRQIHQAPDPRVKLDMPNITTGTLLAADGKTELYYRLITPSNFDEMKEYPAIVYVYGGPHAQLVTNTPQWGASGWDLYMAQQGYIIFTVDNRGSAERGAAFEQVIHRQVGTAEMADQMKGVEYLKSLPYVDRNRIGVYGWSFGGFMTTNLMLTHSETFKVGVAGGPVMDWSRYEIMYGERYNDSPQDNAEGYQRNNLIERAKDLKGRLLLIHGTSDNVVVWQHAQAFVKACVDAQTYPDLYYYPGHKHNVIGPDRVHLNYVITRYFLEHL; translated from the coding sequence ATGAATAGCATATTGCGTCACTACGCCCTATGGCTCTTCGGAGCTCTTACGCTCACGCTCACAACGGCCCTGCAGGGACAGACGAAGCAACCGTTAGACCTTGAGACTGTCACTTATGGAGGCAAGACCTTTCGGTCAGACTTCTACCCGCAGCCCGTCTATGGGCTCGCTTGGCTACAGAGTGGCTACACCTACACGGTAGATGGTGGCGACTACCGGAGCCTACGGGTCTACACCCCGACGAGAGGACAGGAGCAGACCGTTCTCACGCAGGACGAGCTCGTTCGGCTCCTCAAGCCTTACGATGACACCAACAAACTCTATCCGCTGGTTGCTTACGACTTTACCCCACAGTGCCACTACCTAGAGGTGGAGCTGCCCAAGGGACTTTACCTAATAGATGTAGAGCAAAAGCTAATCGTCGGATACTTCGCCACTGGTGACACCGAAAAGCGCGCTTCGCTCCTCAGCCCTAACGAGCGCAACCTAGCGGTCAAGAGCGAGGAGGGCACACTCCTTATATATACGCTACAGCCCGCTGGGAGCAAACCTCAGGCTCCTACGCTAGTCGCTACGGACGAGGCGGAGGCTGCAGTCGTCTATGGCGAGTCGGTTCACCAGAACGAGTTCGGCATTGACGGTGGACTCTTCTGGAGTCCCGACAGTCGCCAGCTAGCTTTCTACCGTATGGATCAGTCGATGGTCGCACCCTATCCCATCGTTGATATGACACCGCACAAAGCGGTCGTCCAGCCCGTTCGCTACCCGATGGCAGGTACTCCTTCGCACCATGTGACGCTAGGAGTCTTTCATCTAGAGAACCAGCAGACCACTTACCTAGCGACTGGTGGCGACCCCGAGCATTACTTGACAAACGTAGCGTGGCACCCCAACAGCAAGAAGGTTTACATAGCCGAGCTAAATAGAGGACAAGATCATCTCTTCCTCAATGGTTACGATGCTCAGACGGGAGCGCACACCGAGACGCTCTTTGAGGAGACTGATGCGCACTATGTCGAGCCACAGCACCCGATGATGTTTGTCCCTGGGAGCCGAGGCGAGCAGTTCGTTTGGGAGTCTCGTCGTGAGGGCTACCGACAGCTCTATCTCTATAGTATCACGGGCAAATTGATCCGCAAGCTCACCGACATGGAGGGCGAGGTGACCGACATCTACGGCTTCGACCCCAAGGGCGAGCGCATATACTACCAGGCTGCGTACCCCTCACCGCTCGAGCGACACATCTTCGCGAGCGACCTCAAGCGAGGACGTACCATACAGCTGAGCAAGGTAGCCGGAACGCACGAAGCGATCTTTAGTCCCGATAAGCAGTACTATATAGACCAGCTGCAGAGTGCTACCATCGCACGCTCTGTCATGCTTCACGACAATAACGGGCTGCAGCTCCGCCAGATACATCAAGCTCCTGATCCGAGGGTTAAGCTTGATATGCCCAACATCACCACTGGCACGCTCCTAGCGGCTGATGGTAAGACCGAGCTTTACTACCGTCTCATCACGCCGTCTAACTTTGACGAGATGAAGGAGTATCCTGCCATCGTCTACGTCTATGGTGGTCCACATGCTCAGCTAGTCACCAACACGCCACAGTGGGGTGCCTCGGGCTGGGATCTTTACATGGCACAGCAAGGGTACATCATCTTTACGGTCGACAATCGTGGTAGTGCCGAGCGAGGTGCTGCCTTCGAGCAGGTCATCCATCGTCAGGTTGGTACAGCCGAGATGGCTGATCAGATGAAGGGTGTCGAGTATCTCAAGAGCCTTCCCTATGTAGATCGCAATCGTATCGGCGTGTACGGGTGGAGCTTTGGAGGCTTTATGACTACCAACCTGATGCTCACGCACTCCGAGACCTTTAAGGTGGGTGTCGCTGGCGGTCCCGTCATGGACTGGTCTCGCTACGAGATCATGTATGGCGAGCGGTACAACGACTCGCCTCAGGACAATGCCGAGGGCTATCAGCGCAACAACCTCATCGAGCGTGCCAAAGACCTCAAGGGGCGTCTTCTCCTCATCCACGGCACCTCCGACAATGTGGTCGTCTGGCAGCATGCACAAGCCTTTGTCAAGGCGTGTGTTGATGCACAGACCTATCCCGACCTCTACTACTACCCAGGGCACAAGCACAACGTCATCGGCCCCGACCGCGTGCACCTCAACTATGTCATAACTCGTTACTTCCTAGAGCACCTATGA